The following coding sequences are from one Shewanella eurypsychrophilus window:
- a CDS encoding M16 family metallopeptidase, whose protein sequence is MIFLKPPKVKTLSLFPLLSIMVLMLGCQQTKLVFTDKKEPVTPVFNQLEGAPQVQSSVELASHSDIESWTPETLSISAEFSLHLFPKSPSELNYVELVLINPNKPFNNIDILSAALNERALWLADQYPISCIESLGVNARMHSISLKMACPAHEVPQALNILANSWSHSAFEQIDLENIQRKLKLNKHINAYSGAEIDKVWARIILGKSHPYNQALDNQDLLNELNMASLSELQQKIGTGAKWHLFMSQPSSLQIPDAQDANLSKRNKLIQQATKLAKQLENRSSMVKEQNTTASTLPTSKEEVSDNGSDSQPYINTGKIIYLIDAPGAVQTQVRVGYRLPLSASDTDPLKSEISLSDPLNCQLLASWLGRSFSGRLYYDLREKRGLTYGIYGRCFDNPQARTLKFYGSTQLQHTGAFVSGILDHLQLTTEQGIGSQELEALKTYEKSKYALTMQSQHSMKTQYINQLSLGRNNKELIINQARIQKLDSVTLKEIAKLNFSSPPFIVLRGDADKIRQDLADKLPSWNIQTIEP, encoded by the coding sequence ATGATATTTTTAAAACCGCCAAAGGTTAAGACTTTATCTTTATTCCCTTTGTTATCAATCATGGTATTGATGCTAGGTTGCCAGCAAACAAAGTTAGTATTCACTGACAAAAAAGAGCCCGTAACACCGGTATTTAATCAGCTAGAAGGTGCGCCGCAAGTTCAGTCCAGTGTTGAGTTGGCATCACATAGTGATATCGAGTCCTGGACACCGGAAACTCTGTCGATTTCAGCAGAATTTAGCTTGCACCTCTTTCCCAAAAGCCCGTCTGAACTCAACTATGTAGAGCTTGTACTGATAAACCCTAACAAGCCCTTTAACAACATAGATATTCTCAGTGCTGCGCTCAACGAGCGTGCGCTCTGGCTAGCGGATCAGTATCCAATCTCCTGTATTGAGAGCCTAGGTGTAAATGCAAGAATGCATAGCATTAGCCTTAAAATGGCCTGCCCCGCCCATGAGGTCCCACAAGCATTAAACATTCTTGCCAATAGCTGGAGTCATTCTGCATTTGAGCAAATTGATCTAGAAAATATCCAAAGAAAACTAAAACTCAACAAGCATATCAATGCTTATAGCGGTGCAGAAATTGACAAAGTTTGGGCCAGAATAATCTTAGGCAAGTCTCATCCTTATAACCAGGCACTAGACAATCAAGACCTTCTGAATGAACTGAACATGGCGAGTCTATCTGAGCTTCAACAAAAGATAGGGACAGGGGCTAAATGGCACCTATTTATGTCGCAGCCTTCAAGTTTACAAATACCTGACGCACAAGACGCAAATTTATCCAAAAGAAATAAACTGATACAGCAAGCCACTAAGCTAGCTAAACAGCTAGAAAACAGATCAAGTATGGTTAAAGAGCAAAATACTACGGCATCCACGCTCCCAACAAGCAAAGAGGAGGTTAGTGATAATGGAAGTGATAGCCAGCCTTATATCAACACAGGTAAAATCATCTATCTAATCGATGCCCCTGGGGCCGTTCAGACGCAGGTGAGAGTGGGATATAGACTGCCACTTTCAGCTTCTGATACAGATCCTCTCAAGAGTGAAATATCACTTAGCGATCCCTTAAACTGTCAGCTACTTGCCAGTTGGTTGGGACGTAGTTTCTCCGGTCGCCTCTACTACGATCTCAGAGAAAAGCGAGGACTCACCTATGGCATTTACGGCCGTTGTTTCGATAACCCCCAAGCTCGTACGCTGAAATTTTATGGCAGCACGCAACTACAACACACGGGGGCCTTCGTCTCTGGCATCCTAGATCACCTTCAACTCACCACAGAGCAAGGTATAGGTAGCCAAGAGCTAGAAGCCCTTAAGACCTATGAGAAAAGTAAGTACGCACTCACAATGCAGTCTCAGCACTCAATGAAAACACAATACATTAACCAATTATCCCTAGGCCGTAATAATAAAGAGCTCATCATAAACCAAGCCAGGATCCAAAAGTTAGACTCGGTCACATTGAAAGAAATTGCCAAGCTGAACTTCAGCTCACCACCTTTTATTGTGCTTAGAGGCGATGCAGATAAAATTCGACAAGATCTAGCAGATAAACTGCCTAGCTGGAATATTCAAACTATTGAGCCATAA
- a CDS encoding response regulator transcription factor has protein sequence MYDGEIFTINGNSSNFITAKSAAGLLNLSLNKDKNLVRAWLNTTSNTKILLHFIDCMQSYLQLVEYDLFKSGTHIAICSTLTIEDELLLIEHGFNAALLSNESPYTLIKKMTTVIDGNLCFSNEACSRFILNTNRSPLNKDRLTLIFSTTKKEKEVISLVCSGMSNEQVANKLNVSINTIKMHLQNIYKKAQIKNRGQLLLTYGQNFVAH, from the coding sequence ATGTATGATGGCGAAATATTCACTATCAATGGAAACTCTAGTAACTTTATAACCGCAAAAAGTGCTGCAGGCCTGCTAAACCTAAGCTTAAACAAGGATAAAAATCTTGTTCGGGCATGGTTAAACACGACTTCAAATACAAAAATATTACTGCACTTCATTGACTGCATGCAGAGCTATCTGCAACTGGTCGAATATGACTTATTTAAATCTGGGACTCATATAGCAATCTGCTCAACGTTAACCATTGAGGATGAGTTATTACTCATAGAGCATGGTTTCAATGCTGCATTGCTTTCAAATGAGAGCCCTTACACTCTGATAAAAAAAATGACCACTGTAATTGATGGCAATTTATGTTTTAGTAATGAAGCATGTTCACGGTTCATATTAAATACAAACAGAAGCCCTTTAAACAAAGATAGACTGACTCTTATATTTTCAACAACGAAGAAAGAAAAAGAAGTCATTAGCCTAGTTTGCAGTGGCATGAGTAATGAGCAAGTAGCCAACAAACTCAATGTGTCGATAAACACAATAAAAATGCATTTGCAAAACATTTATAAAAAGGCACAAATTAAGAATAGAGGACAGCTTCTTCTGACTTATGGTCAAAATTTTGTAGCACATTAA
- a CDS encoding Flp family type IVb pilin → MLNNKQRGQGMTEYIIIVALIAVSAIGVYSFFGQTIRNQVAGLSSEMSGVDSTAQITAAKTSAVAATNVAKEDYNLGNYNEAANKSASGN, encoded by the coding sequence ATGTTAAACAATAAACAACGCGGTCAAGGTATGACCGAATATATTATTATCGTCGCACTGATCGCTGTTTCGGCTATCGGTGTATATAGCTTCTTCGGACAAACAATTCGTAACCAGGTAGCAGGTTTATCATCTGAGATGTCAGGTGTTGATTCCACCGCACAAATTACAGCAGCAAAAACCTCAGCGGTTGCTGCAACGAATGTTGCTAAAGAAGATTATAACTTGGGTAATTACAACGAAGCGGCCAATAAGAGTGCTTCAGGTAACTAA
- a CDS encoding Flp family type IVb pilin: MKNLNHQGQGMTEYIIIVALIAVSAIGVYSFFGQTIRNQVAGLASEISGVDSSAQITAAKGSATQATTLANKDYNLGNYNEGANKASGGNSGGTGGGSVD, encoded by the coding sequence ATGAAAAACCTCAATCATCAAGGTCAAGGCATGACCGAATACATCATTATTGTTGCCTTAATAGCCGTATCAGCAATCGGTGTCTATAGCTTCTTCGGACAAACAATCCGCAATCAAGTGGCAGGCTTAGCTTCAGAGATATCTGGAGTTGACTCCAGTGCACAAATCACTGCTGCAAAGGGCTCTGCAACACAGGCTACTACCCTTGCCAATAAAGATTATAACCTCGGCAATTACAATGAAGGTGCGAATAAAGCCAGTGGCGGTAACAGCGGCGGAACTGGTGGCGGCAGCGTAGACTAA
- a CDS encoding Tad domain-containing protein — protein MKHGRMLTRHQGQAMVLSLILMSFALMVVIFSFNASQLNLNSSRLQNTADNTAYSIATIAARDFNFKAYTNRASVANQVAVAQMVGLSSWFNMTDKFAKNACDTLCWVPYLGQVLSGIESAVGAINSVAQPVLEALVYAEDVILQTLAMSQQIVHYAGLTSTVITADDIVKANDPKAKLDLMQNPQMLNDVRNVWVKFQKRHSRSNQNQNQNQNQNQNQRSRSQNNSSQFQDFITVSLDSRDSFSKSRSYKLGFPWSFTAFPLRWKTYKAGGSELISNGNNEAETWTSMDTISFHLSKFRCSWSGCRWRGYNEIPLGWGATRSDNRANIERVGNNSSWGSSRNRNGWASRYAGDDQETRGGYNGVQPFYGLANGAQSKNQTENIAVVISKSQNNIRTSSTVDVGEDNTNPAQSEQMLGDRMTAISAAKVYYSRPYDLMISSSAWRRSDGRHEYGNLYNPFWQTRLSDTTNTERNVVLALTRML, from the coding sequence ATGAAGCATGGACGTATGCTGACACGACATCAAGGCCAAGCTATGGTCTTGTCCTTAATTTTAATGTCGTTTGCATTGATGGTTGTAATTTTTAGCTTTAATGCCTCACAGCTAAATTTAAACAGTAGCAGATTACAAAATACCGCAGATAACACAGCTTACAGTATTGCCACCATTGCAGCCCGTGATTTCAATTTTAAGGCATATACCAATCGCGCTTCGGTTGCCAATCAAGTTGCGGTAGCACAAATGGTGGGGCTATCGTCTTGGTTTAACATGACCGACAAATTCGCTAAAAATGCCTGTGATACCCTATGTTGGGTTCCATACTTAGGGCAAGTCCTATCAGGAATCGAATCTGCAGTAGGTGCGATAAATAGTGTTGCCCAGCCAGTACTCGAAGCCTTAGTTTATGCTGAAGATGTCATCCTGCAGACCTTGGCAATGTCTCAACAAATTGTACATTATGCTGGCCTTACCTCTACTGTGATCACTGCTGATGACATAGTCAAAGCCAATGACCCTAAAGCTAAATTGGATCTAATGCAGAATCCACAAATGCTTAATGATGTCAGAAATGTATGGGTCAAATTTCAAAAAAGACATAGCAGAAGTAATCAGAATCAAAATCAAAATCAAAATCAGAATCAGAATCAACGAAGCCGTTCACAGAATAACTCCAGCCAATTTCAAGACTTCATTACCGTCTCGTTAGATTCTAGAGACTCTTTCAGTAAATCTCGTAGCTATAAACTCGGTTTCCCTTGGTCCTTTACCGCCTTTCCACTTCGATGGAAAACTTATAAGGCAGGTGGAAGTGAACTGATATCTAATGGCAACAATGAAGCTGAAACTTGGACATCTATGGATACCATCAGCTTTCATTTATCAAAATTCCGCTGCAGTTGGTCTGGATGTCGTTGGAGAGGCTACAATGAAATCCCGCTTGGCTGGGGCGCAACACGGTCAGATAACAGAGCAAATATAGAAAGAGTCGGTAACAATAGCTCTTGGGGAAGTAGCAGAAATAGAAATGGATGGGCCTCCCGTTATGCAGGCGATGATCAAGAAACACGGGGTGGCTATAACGGTGTCCAACCATTTTACGGCTTAGCCAATGGCGCCCAATCAAAAAACCAAACTGAAAATATTGCCGTTGTCATTTCAAAATCTCAAAATAATATTCGCACAAGCAGTACCGTAGACGTCGGTGAAGACAATACTAATCCGGCACAAAGTGAACAGATGTTGGGCGATAGAATGACAGCTATTTCTGCCGCAAAAGTCTACTATTCAAGACCTTATGATCTAATGATATCTTCATCTGCATGGCGAAGAAGTGATGGCCGTCATGAGTATGGCAACCTCTACAACCCCTTCTGGCAAACACGCTTATCAGACACCACAAATACTGAACGTAATGTCGTTTTAGCATTAACTAGGATGCTGTAA
- the cpaB gene encoding Flp pilus assembly protein CpaB: MQIKSIDFNWVLLVIAIVLGCIAAWATKNYFITKEQELRAELSKDNIVMADVVVATQELRKGDIVSQQNMSVRRIQADTLPLDALHPRDFDKIMGQMLLAPISPGRPLMASYLPGHRIEQFSDMLKEGQRAVTINIDEINSTAGMLVPSDHIDLLLSFKEGSGSDDRNKLQLLLEDITVLATGKHSIDVNPELVDTLYDNPNAYDTVTLALNVNDAARVTLARKKGKFITFLRNQNESQPLEFVSLHEGQLFNQSEDALTREVEIITGGNGIKTSIQAYPLPTQMLEQLSQLKNKAAL, from the coding sequence ATGCAAATAAAATCTATAGACTTCAACTGGGTTCTTCTCGTCATCGCTATTGTGCTTGGCTGTATCGCAGCTTGGGCGACAAAAAATTACTTCATCACTAAAGAGCAAGAGCTAAGAGCTGAGTTATCAAAAGATAATATCGTGATGGCTGATGTCGTGGTGGCAACGCAAGAACTAAGAAAAGGCGACATAGTCTCACAGCAAAATATGTCTGTTAGGCGGATCCAAGCCGACACCTTACCCCTTGATGCCCTTCACCCTAGAGACTTCGATAAAATCATGGGGCAAATGCTACTTGCACCTATCTCTCCAGGTCGCCCGTTAATGGCTAGCTACCTGCCAGGCCATAGAATTGAACAATTTTCCGATATGCTCAAAGAGGGTCAACGAGCGGTCACTATAAACATCGATGAAATTAACTCAACCGCAGGCATGTTGGTTCCTTCTGATCATATCGATCTCCTCCTATCCTTCAAAGAAGGTAGCGGCAGCGATGATCGCAATAAACTGCAATTATTACTGGAAGATATTACGGTACTGGCAACAGGTAAACACAGCATAGATGTCAACCCAGAGTTAGTAGACACGCTGTACGACAATCCAAATGCCTATGACACTGTCACCCTCGCTCTCAATGTTAATGATGCGGCAAGAGTCACACTAGCTAGAAAGAAAGGTAAGTTTATCACTTTTCTCCGTAATCAAAACGAAAGCCAGCCCCTTGAATTTGTCTCTCTTCACGAGGGTCAACTTTTTAATCAATCTGAAGATGCTTTAACGAGAGAAGTAGAGATTATTACTGGAGGTAACGGCATAAAAACATCGATTCAAGCCTACCCACTGCCTACTCAAATGTTAGAACAACTGAGCCAACTAAAGAATAAAGCAGCGCTATGA
- a CDS encoding type II and III secretion system protein family protein produces MKTNNIIKIIWVCLFIPFLSFAHNNKPLKLYVGAVELYKTANVERIVVGNGNVVSAKVVDNKGVILIGEASGNTDLQLWQKDGKLIKLSITVTNDNSLRTTDKVKQMLAAFPSLKVTESDGLIVVQGEADLALKQQLEKIIDEAPNVVSLVKYLRFAKALAPMVKMQVKIVEFNKSTLNNVGIKWDTAMSGPAFGAAKAFSANPIFSVASPGQYADAIGGAITDSIGVLDTRGWNYFGIVTGIGSQIQLLSEKGDARMLAEPNLTTRSGESASFLAGGEFPIRSISGLGAVDVEFKEYGIKLDIEPVVDENLNIVSRVMAEVSSIDPSVSIDGIPGMLTRRTESVINVKNNETIVISGLVNSEMSKVVNKFPFLGDIPILGELFKSRDFKDNKTELVIFVTPTVVYPGEESHDKQLARGQEMAIEANELEAFYILD; encoded by the coding sequence ATGAAGACTAATAACATCATTAAAATTATTTGGGTATGCCTATTCATCCCCTTCCTCAGTTTCGCCCATAACAATAAACCATTGAAGCTCTACGTCGGAGCTGTAGAGCTTTACAAAACCGCTAATGTTGAGCGAATTGTTGTTGGTAATGGAAACGTTGTCAGCGCCAAAGTGGTTGATAACAAAGGTGTTATTCTTATCGGGGAAGCCTCTGGAAACACAGATCTACAACTATGGCAAAAAGACGGTAAATTAATCAAGCTCAGTATCACAGTCACCAACGACAACAGCTTGCGGACCACTGACAAAGTAAAACAGATGCTGGCAGCATTCCCTTCTTTAAAAGTGACCGAAAGCGATGGCCTCATCGTCGTACAAGGTGAAGCCGACCTAGCATTGAAACAGCAGTTAGAGAAGATTATTGATGAAGCCCCAAATGTTGTCTCTCTCGTAAAATATTTACGATTCGCCAAAGCGTTAGCTCCCATGGTCAAGATGCAGGTCAAAATTGTGGAATTTAATAAATCAACACTCAACAACGTCGGCATCAAATGGGACACCGCCATGTCAGGACCCGCTTTCGGTGCCGCAAAGGCCTTTAGTGCTAACCCCATCTTCAGCGTGGCTTCACCGGGACAATATGCCGATGCCATTGGTGGTGCAATCACTGACAGTATTGGTGTCTTAGATACTCGAGGTTGGAACTATTTTGGCATAGTTACCGGAATAGGCTCTCAAATCCAACTTCTTTCAGAAAAAGGCGATGCTCGTATGTTAGCCGAGCCTAACCTAACCACTCGTAGCGGTGAGTCAGCTAGCTTTCTAGCCGGCGGTGAATTTCCTATTCGCAGTATCAGCGGGCTTGGTGCAGTCGATGTCGAGTTTAAAGAATATGGCATAAAGCTCGATATTGAGCCTGTTGTTGATGAAAACCTCAATATCGTCAGTCGCGTCATGGCCGAAGTCAGTTCAATAGACCCTTCTGTGTCTATTGACGGTATTCCAGGCATGCTAACTCGCCGCACAGAATCAGTCATAAATGTAAAGAACAACGAAACCATTGTGATCTCAGGACTCGTCAACAGCGAAATGTCAAAAGTCGTCAATAAATTCCCATTCTTAGGTGACATTCCTATCTTAGGTGAATTATTTAAATCCAGAGACTTTAAAGATAACAAGACAGAGCTGGTCATCTTTGTCACGCCTACTGTTGTCTACCCGGGAGAGGAGAGCCATGACAAGCAGCTCGCTCGTGGTCAAGAGATGGCTATTGAAGCCAATGAACTCGAAGCATTTTATATCTTAGATTAG
- a CDS encoding ATPase, T2SS/T4P/T4SS family: MFNVVVSTTKGTKVGEFQCIHSHCKIGKDPEQLIVLRGFKVSKHHAVLTQNDKGIFIQDNKSRTGLKVNDEKTAQFGPLTLTDMIQVGDYQIRVHSTDPEFSAQPVTQEPITDSLKTESITDTSQESAEPLKENSKKTQSTIPLQSAAQLESIKVRNDWRRKVHSELLKQMDLRRVNVNEMSDVELRSQSESLINQIISSFKLPKEIEIESLIKEVLDETIGLGPLEGLLADIEVTEIMVNSHDQIFYEKAGKLYLSDIAFSDDQAVLGAIERIVTPIGRRIDESSPMVDARLKDGSRVNAVIPPLALKGPCITIRKFMQQRLNCNDLVNFGSMNHAMAEFLETAVTQKRNIVISGGTGSGKTTLLNVLSNFIPDNERIVTVEDAAELQLYQPNLVSLEARPPNQEGKGAIEIRDLVKNCLRMRPDRVVIGECRGGEALDMLQAMNTGHDGSLTTAHSNSPRDCISRLEVMVMMAGMDLPVLAIREQITSAVNIIVQQSRFSDGSRRVTSICEVTGLEGSIVQLSEIFKFEQTGFNEEGKVQGYYTATGTMPEFYEQLRKQGVKVKLDIFDKEVRDV, encoded by the coding sequence ATGTTTAACGTAGTCGTTAGCACCACAAAAGGTACCAAGGTAGGCGAATTCCAGTGTATTCACTCTCACTGTAAAATTGGCAAAGATCCTGAGCAACTTATTGTCTTAAGAGGCTTTAAGGTATCTAAGCACCACGCAGTTTTGACTCAGAATGATAAAGGTATCTTCATTCAAGATAACAAGAGCCGGACGGGTCTAAAAGTGAATGATGAGAAGACAGCCCAGTTTGGGCCTCTCACTCTCACGGATATGATTCAAGTCGGTGATTATCAGATACGGGTACACAGTACCGATCCTGAATTTTCTGCTCAGCCAGTGACCCAAGAACCAATAACAGACTCTCTCAAAACCGAATCGATAACTGATACTTCTCAAGAGAGTGCTGAGCCGCTTAAAGAGAACAGTAAAAAAACACAAAGCACGATACCGCTTCAGAGCGCTGCTCAGCTAGAGAGTATTAAAGTACGTAATGATTGGCGACGAAAAGTACACTCTGAACTACTAAAGCAGATGGACTTACGGCGAGTTAATGTCAATGAGATGAGTGATGTTGAGTTAAGGAGTCAAAGTGAGTCCTTGATTAATCAAATAATTTCCAGCTTTAAACTCCCTAAAGAGATTGAGATAGAGTCCTTAATCAAAGAAGTCCTCGACGAAACGATCGGCCTAGGGCCTCTGGAAGGGCTTCTTGCGGATATAGAGGTCACAGAGATCATGGTCAACAGTCACGACCAAATTTTCTATGAGAAAGCAGGCAAGCTTTACCTTTCCGATATTGCCTTCTCAGATGACCAAGCGGTACTAGGAGCGATCGAGCGAATAGTCACCCCGATAGGCAGACGTATCGATGAAAGCTCTCCTATGGTCGATGCTCGTTTAAAAGATGGATCTCGAGTCAATGCCGTTATTCCTCCACTCGCCTTAAAGGGCCCTTGTATTACTATTCGTAAATTTATGCAGCAGAGGCTGAATTGTAATGATTTAGTCAATTTTGGCTCGATGAATCATGCCATGGCAGAGTTTCTTGAAACCGCTGTTACTCAAAAACGAAATATTGTCATTTCCGGTGGTACAGGTTCAGGTAAAACCACTTTGCTCAACGTGCTATCAAATTTTATTCCCGATAATGAACGTATCGTCACCGTCGAGGATGCGGCAGAGCTGCAGTTATATCAGCCGAACCTTGTCTCACTAGAGGCACGGCCACCAAATCAGGAAGGAAAAGGGGCTATTGAAATTCGAGATCTGGTAAAAAACTGTTTACGAATGCGACCAGACCGTGTGGTGATTGGTGAGTGCCGAGGTGGAGAAGCACTCGATATGCTGCAAGCGATGAATACTGGCCACGATGGTTCATTAACCACCGCACACTCAAACTCTCCACGGGATTGTATTTCACGTTTAGAAGTCATGGTAATGATGGCCGGTATGGACTTGCCAGTACTAGCCATTCGCGAACAGATCACTTCAGCGGTTAATATCATAGTGCAGCAATCACGCTTTTCAGATGGCTCAAGGCGTGTCACTAGCATCTGTGAGGTCACGGGATTAGAAGGTAGCATTGTTCAACTGTCTGAAATATTTAAATTCGAACAAACCGGATTTAACGAAGAGGGCAAGGTTCAGGGTTACTACACAGCAACTGGTACTATGCCGGAGTTTTACGAGCAACTTCGTAAACAAGGAGTCAAAGTGAAACTCGATATCTTCGATAAGGAGGTAAGAGATGTCTAG
- a CDS encoding type II secretion system F family protein, which produces MSSAIFAAVFAFFAVAILVWALKHLSATLAVRYQETFTSSARTNLFDMFLFIEPRQLFWLNMITLLSVPFIVRIFLGSWIVGFIISIILAIIPRFAYKYLHTRRRRKFVHQLPDALNMIASSMQSGANVSSAIEFMAEEMEAPMKQEFQLFQREQRLGVEFNTALDNMLKRIPEDEFQLVTAGMQISREVGGNLAEVLLRLSSTLRRKIEMEGKIDALTSQGKMQGVVMTLLPIFIGAVLYQMEPRSMGRIFTEPMGWALIALIVIMLTSGYLSIRKIVAIDV; this is translated from the coding sequence ATGTCTAGTGCTATTTTTGCCGCTGTTTTTGCCTTTTTTGCGGTAGCAATTCTGGTCTGGGCACTTAAACACTTATCTGCAACCTTAGCCGTCAGGTATCAGGAAACTTTCACCTCATCGGCAAGAACCAACTTATTTGACATGTTTCTGTTTATTGAGCCACGTCAGCTTTTTTGGCTCAATATGATCACCTTACTGTCAGTGCCTTTCATAGTGAGAATATTTCTTGGTTCATGGATTGTCGGATTTATTATCAGCATCATTTTGGCCATTATCCCAAGATTCGCTTATAAATATCTGCACACCCGTCGACGTCGTAAATTTGTTCACCAACTGCCCGATGCCCTCAATATGATTGCTTCATCAATGCAATCAGGTGCCAACGTTAGCAGTGCCATTGAATTTATGGCTGAAGAGATGGAAGCCCCAATGAAACAGGAGTTTCAGCTATTTCAGCGCGAACAGCGTTTAGGGGTCGAGTTTAATACAGCCTTAGATAATATGCTCAAACGCATTCCGGAAGATGAGTTTCAACTAGTGACTGCAGGTATGCAAATATCCAGAGAGGTCGGTGGAAACTTAGCCGAAGTGTTACTCAGACTATCTTCAACCCTAAGAAGAAAAATTGAAATGGAAGGCAAGATTGATGCCCTCACCTCCCAAGGGAAAATGCAGGGTGTGGTAATGACCCTCTTACCCATCTTTATTGGCGCAGTCCTTTATCAGATGGAGCCCAGATCCATGGGCAGAATTTTCACCGAGCCTATGGGCTGGGCACTAATAGCATTGATAGTCATTATGCTCACCAGTGGCTATCTATCCATTCGCAAGATTGTCGCAATCGATGTATAG